One Urocitellus parryii isolate mUroPar1 chromosome 9, mUroPar1.hap1, whole genome shotgun sequence DNA segment encodes these proteins:
- the Ubfd1 gene encoding ubiquitin domain-containing protein UBFD1 isoform X1, with protein sequence MAAAGAPDGMEEPGMDTEAETVATEAPARPLNCMEAEAAAGAAAAEDSCDARGSLQPAPAQPPGDPVAQASVSNGEDAGGGAGRELVDLKIIWNKTKHDLRVPLDSTGSELKQKIHSITGLPPAMQKVMYKGLVPEDKTLREIKVTSGAKIMVVGSTINDVLAVNTPKDAAQQDAKAEENKKEPLCRQKQHRKVLDKGKPEDVMPSVKGAQERLPTVPLSGMYNKSGGKVRLTFKLEQDQLWIGTKDSRREPNNSPVSGQHFAITLERGSAGPVSEGFKRSQKCIFLCEISRHFKVKAVLESFNLHHWFRDLESRSLREHLWVPCP encoded by the exons ATGGCGGCGGCCGGAGCCCCGGATG GCATGGAGGAGCCTGGCATGGACACGGAGGCCGAGACCGTGGCCACCGAGGCGCCCGCGCGGCCCCTCAACTGCATGGAGGCCGAGGCCgcggcgggggcggcggcggccGAGGATTCCTGCGACGCGCGAGGCAGTCTGCAGCCGGCCCCGGCCCAGCCCCCTGGGGACCCCGTGGCGCAGGCCTCGGTCAGCAACGGCGAGGACGCGGGTGGCGGCGCGGGCAGGGAGCTGGTGGACCTGAAGATCATCTGGAACAAGACCAAGCACGACCTGAGGGTGCCTCTGGACAGCACGGGCTCCGAGCTGAAGCAGAAGATCCACTCGATCACAG GTCTCCCGCCTGCCATGCAGAAGGTCATGTATAAGGGACTTGTCCCTGAAGATAAGACGTTGAGAGAAATAAAAGTGACCAGTGGAGCCAAGATCATGGTGGTTGGCTCTACGATAAATGATGTCTTAGCAGTAAACACACCCAAAGATGCCGCACAGCAGGACGCCAAGGCCGAAGAGAACAAGAAGGAGCCTCTCTGTAGGCAGAAA CAACACAGGAAAGTGCTGGATAAAGGGAAACCTGAAGACGTCATGCCGTCTGTCAAGGGGGCCCAG GAGCGCCTGCCAACGGTACCCTTGTCCGGCATGTATAACAAGTCTGGAGGAAAAGTGAGACTCACCTTTAAGCTCGAACAAGACCAGCTGTGGATTGGCACTAAAG ATTCCCGGAGGGAACCGAACAATTCACCTGTTTCTGGCCAGCACT TTGCCATCACCCTGGAACGGGGATCAGCAGGTCCAGTCTCTGAAGGTTTCAAGAGAAGCcagaaatgcatatttttatgtgaaatctccAGACATTTCAAGGTGAAAGCTGTTTTAGAAAGTTTCAATCTTCACCACTGGTTTAGAGATCTGGAAAGTCGAAGCCTGAGAGAACATCTTTGGGTTCCTTGCCCCTGA
- the Ears2 gene encoding nondiscriminating glutamyl-tRNA synthetase EARS2, mitochondrial — MATLLKRLLRLRTPPAALGRSVGRHESSLGIDPGTAVRVRFAPSPTGFLHLGGLRTALYNYIFAKKHQGSFILRLEDTDQSRLVPGAAENIEDMLEWAGIPPDESPRRGGPAGPYQQSQRLALYAQATKALLKTGAAYPCFCSPQRLELLKKEALRSHQTPRYDNRCRNLSQEQVAQKLAKDPKPAIRFRLEEEAPAFQDLVYGWSRHEVASVEGDPVILKSDGFPTYHLACVVDDHHMGISHVLRGSEWLVSTSKHLLLYQALGWQPPHFAHLPLLLNRDGSKLSKRQGDIFLEHFAAAGFLPEALLDIITNCGSGFAENQMGRTLPELIAQFDLTRITCHSALLDLEKLPEFNRLHLRRLVSSESQRHHLVGQLQALVEKAFGSRLQDRDVLDPAYVERIILLRQGHICRLQDLVSPAYSYLWTRPAVGRAQLGAISEKVDVIAERLLRLLEKSGVSLTQDVLNGELKKLSEGLEGTKHSNVMKLLRVALSGQLQGPPVAEMMVSLGPTEVRERIQKVLSS, encoded by the exons ATGGCGACGCTCCTGAAGAGGCTGCTTCGGCTCCGGACACCCCCGGCGGCCTTGGGCCGCTCGGTGGGACGGCATGAATCCAGCCTGGGCATCGATCCCGGGACTGCGGTTCGAGTGCGGTTCGCTCCCAGCCCCACAG GCTTCTTGCACCTAGGTGGCCTCCGCACTGCCCTGTACAACTACATCTTTGCCAAGAAGCACCAGGGGAGCTTCATCCTGAGGCTGGAAGACACGGATCAGAGCCGCCTTGTGCCTGGGGCAGCAGAGAATATTGAGGACATGCTGGAGTGGGCAG GCATCCCCCCTGATGAGAGCCCCCGCCGGGGAGGTCCTGCGGGGCCCTACCAGCAATCTCAGCGTTTGGCACTGTATGCCCAGGCCACAAAAGCGCTGCTCAAGACAGGAGCTGCCTATCCCTGTTTCTGCTCTCCGCAGCGGCTGGAACTCCTGAAGAAGGAGGCCCTGAGGAGCCATCAGACGCCCCG GTATGACAATCGGTGCCGGAATCTGAGCCAGGAGCAGGTGGCCCAGAAACTGGCCAAGGATCCCAAGCCTGCTATCCGCTTCCGCCTGGAGGAGGAGGCACCAGCCTTCCAGGACCTAGTATATGGCTGGAGTCGGCATGAAGTGGCCAGCGTGGAGGGGGACCCAGTCATCCTGAAGAGTGATGGCTTCCCCACGTACCACCTGGCCTGTGTGGTGGACGACCACCACATGGGCATCAGCCATGTGCTACGAGGCTCCGAGTGGCTCGTCTCCACCTCCAAGCACCTGCTTCTCtaccaggccctgggctggcagCCACCACACTTTGCCCACCTGCCCCTGCTGCTCAACAGGGATGGCAGCAAGCTGTCCAAGAGGCAAGGGGACATTTTCCTGGAGCATTTTGCTGCTGCTGGCTTTCTGCCTGAAGCCTTGCTCGATATCATCACCAACTGTGGCTCGGGGTTTGCAG AGAACCAAATGGGCAGGACCCTGCCGGAGCTGATAGCACAGTTCGACCTGACTCGGATCACCTGCCACTCGGCCCTGCTGGACCTGGAGAAGCTCCCAGAATTCAACAG GCTGCACCTCCGACGGCTGGTGAGCAGTGAGTCCCAGAGGCACCATCTGGTGGGGCAGCTGCAGGCCCTTGTGGAGAAGGCATTTGGGAGCCGTCTGCAAGACCGGGATGTCCTGGACCCAGCCTATGTGGAGAGGATCATCTTGCTGCGACAG GGTCACATCTGCCGCCTACAGGACTTGGTCTCCCCAGCTTACTCCTACCTGTGGACTCGGCCTGCTGTGGGTCGAGCACAGCTGGGCGCCATCTCAGAGAAGGTGGATGTGATCGCCGAGCGCTTGCTGAG GCTTTTGGAAAAATCTGGCGTGAGCTTAACGCAGGATGTGCTGAATGGAGAACTGAAGAAGCTGTCGGAAGGTCTGGAAGGCACAAAGCACAGTAACGTGATGAAACTCCTCCGAGTGGCCCTCAGTGGACAGCTG cAAGGACCCCCTGTAGCTGAGATGATGGTGTCCCTGGGACCAACAGAAGTGCGGGAACGAATCCAGAAGGTGCTCTCCAGTTAG
- the Ubfd1 gene encoding ubiquitin domain-containing protein UBFD1 isoform X4 encodes MAAAGAPDGMEEPGMDTEAETVATEAPARPLNCMEAEAAAGAAAAEDSCDARGSLQPAPAQPPGDPVAQASVSNGEDAGGGAGRELVDLKIIWNKTKHDLRVPLDSTGSELKQKIHSITGLPPAMQKVMYKGLVPEDKTLREIKVTSGAKIMVVGSTINDVLAVNTPKDAAQQDAKAEENKKEPLCRQKQHRKVLDKGKPEDVMPSVKGAQERLPTVPLSGMYNKSGGKVRLTFKLEQDQLWIGTKDSRREPNNSPVSGQHCRYSVCESELRNCPWAPLKMWSVNLLKDTRTTT; translated from the exons ATGGCGGCGGCCGGAGCCCCGGATG GCATGGAGGAGCCTGGCATGGACACGGAGGCCGAGACCGTGGCCACCGAGGCGCCCGCGCGGCCCCTCAACTGCATGGAGGCCGAGGCCgcggcgggggcggcggcggccGAGGATTCCTGCGACGCGCGAGGCAGTCTGCAGCCGGCCCCGGCCCAGCCCCCTGGGGACCCCGTGGCGCAGGCCTCGGTCAGCAACGGCGAGGACGCGGGTGGCGGCGCGGGCAGGGAGCTGGTGGACCTGAAGATCATCTGGAACAAGACCAAGCACGACCTGAGGGTGCCTCTGGACAGCACGGGCTCCGAGCTGAAGCAGAAGATCCACTCGATCACAG GTCTCCCGCCTGCCATGCAGAAGGTCATGTATAAGGGACTTGTCCCTGAAGATAAGACGTTGAGAGAAATAAAAGTGACCAGTGGAGCCAAGATCATGGTGGTTGGCTCTACGATAAATGATGTCTTAGCAGTAAACACACCCAAAGATGCCGCACAGCAGGACGCCAAGGCCGAAGAGAACAAGAAGGAGCCTCTCTGTAGGCAGAAA CAACACAGGAAAGTGCTGGATAAAGGGAAACCTGAAGACGTCATGCCGTCTGTCAAGGGGGCCCAG GAGCGCCTGCCAACGGTACCCTTGTCCGGCATGTATAACAAGTCTGGAGGAAAAGTGAGACTCACCTTTAAGCTCGAACAAGACCAGCTGTGGATTGGCACTAAAG ATTCCCGGAGGGAACCGAACAATTCACCTGTTTCTGGCCAGCACTGTAGGTATTCAGTGTGCGAG AGCGAACTGAGAAACTGCCCATGGGCTCCATTAAAAATGTGGTCAGTGAACCTATTGAAGGACACGAGGACTACCACATGA
- the Ubfd1 gene encoding ubiquitin domain-containing protein UBFD1 isoform X2: MAAAGAPDGMEEPGMDTEAETVATEAPARPLNCMEAEAAAGAAAAEDSCDARGSLQPAPAQPPGDPVAQASVSNGEDAGGGAGRELVDLKIIWNKTKHDLRVPLDSTGSELKQKIHSITGLPPAMQKVMYKGLVPEDKTLREIKVTSGAKIMVVGSTINDVLAVNTPKDAAQQDAKAEENKKEPLCRQKQHRKVLDKGKPEDVMPSVKGAQERLPTVPLSGMYNKSGGKVRLTFKLEQDQLWIGTKERTEKLPMGSIKNVVSEPIEGHEDYHMMAFQLGPTEASYYWVYWVPTQYVDAIKDTVLGKWQYF, translated from the exons ATGGCGGCGGCCGGAGCCCCGGATG GCATGGAGGAGCCTGGCATGGACACGGAGGCCGAGACCGTGGCCACCGAGGCGCCCGCGCGGCCCCTCAACTGCATGGAGGCCGAGGCCgcggcgggggcggcggcggccGAGGATTCCTGCGACGCGCGAGGCAGTCTGCAGCCGGCCCCGGCCCAGCCCCCTGGGGACCCCGTGGCGCAGGCCTCGGTCAGCAACGGCGAGGACGCGGGTGGCGGCGCGGGCAGGGAGCTGGTGGACCTGAAGATCATCTGGAACAAGACCAAGCACGACCTGAGGGTGCCTCTGGACAGCACGGGCTCCGAGCTGAAGCAGAAGATCCACTCGATCACAG GTCTCCCGCCTGCCATGCAGAAGGTCATGTATAAGGGACTTGTCCCTGAAGATAAGACGTTGAGAGAAATAAAAGTGACCAGTGGAGCCAAGATCATGGTGGTTGGCTCTACGATAAATGATGTCTTAGCAGTAAACACACCCAAAGATGCCGCACAGCAGGACGCCAAGGCCGAAGAGAACAAGAAGGAGCCTCTCTGTAGGCAGAAA CAACACAGGAAAGTGCTGGATAAAGGGAAACCTGAAGACGTCATGCCGTCTGTCAAGGGGGCCCAG GAGCGCCTGCCAACGGTACCCTTGTCCGGCATGTATAACAAGTCTGGAGGAAAAGTGAGACTCACCTTTAAGCTCGAACAAGACCAGCTGTGGATTGGCACTAAAG AGCGAACTGAGAAACTGCCCATGGGCTCCATTAAAAATGTGGTCAGTGAACCTATTGAAGGACACGAGGACTACCACATGATG GCGTTTCAGTTGGGCCCCACAGAAGCCTCTTACTACTGGGTGTACTGGGTTCCAACTCAATATGTGGATGCAATCAAAGACACTGTGCTGGGCAAATGGCAGTATTTTTGA
- the Ubfd1 gene encoding ubiquitin domain-containing protein UBFD1 isoform X3, with translation MAAAGAPDGMEEPGMDTEAETVATEAPARPLNCMEAEAAAGAAAAEDSCDARGSLQPAPAQPPGDPVAQASVSNGEDAGGGAGRELVDLKIIWNKTKHDLRVPLDSTGSELKQKIHSITGLPPAMQKVMYKGLVPEDKTLREIKVTSGAKIMVVGSTINDVLAVNTPKDAAQQDAKAEENKKEPLCRQKERLPTVPLSGMYNKSGGKVRLTFKLEQDQLWIGTKDSRREPNNSPVSGQHFAITLERGSAGPVSEGFKRSQKCIFLCEISRHFKVKAVLESFNLHHWFRDLESRSLREHLWVPCP, from the exons ATGGCGGCGGCCGGAGCCCCGGATG GCATGGAGGAGCCTGGCATGGACACGGAGGCCGAGACCGTGGCCACCGAGGCGCCCGCGCGGCCCCTCAACTGCATGGAGGCCGAGGCCgcggcgggggcggcggcggccGAGGATTCCTGCGACGCGCGAGGCAGTCTGCAGCCGGCCCCGGCCCAGCCCCCTGGGGACCCCGTGGCGCAGGCCTCGGTCAGCAACGGCGAGGACGCGGGTGGCGGCGCGGGCAGGGAGCTGGTGGACCTGAAGATCATCTGGAACAAGACCAAGCACGACCTGAGGGTGCCTCTGGACAGCACGGGCTCCGAGCTGAAGCAGAAGATCCACTCGATCACAG GTCTCCCGCCTGCCATGCAGAAGGTCATGTATAAGGGACTTGTCCCTGAAGATAAGACGTTGAGAGAAATAAAAGTGACCAGTGGAGCCAAGATCATGGTGGTTGGCTCTACGATAAATGATGTCTTAGCAGTAAACACACCCAAAGATGCCGCACAGCAGGACGCCAAGGCCGAAGAGAACAAGAAGGAGCCTCTCTGTAGGCAGAAA GAGCGCCTGCCAACGGTACCCTTGTCCGGCATGTATAACAAGTCTGGAGGAAAAGTGAGACTCACCTTTAAGCTCGAACAAGACCAGCTGTGGATTGGCACTAAAG ATTCCCGGAGGGAACCGAACAATTCACCTGTTTCTGGCCAGCACT TTGCCATCACCCTGGAACGGGGATCAGCAGGTCCAGTCTCTGAAGGTTTCAAGAGAAGCcagaaatgcatatttttatgtgaaatctccAGACATTTCAAGGTGAAAGCTGTTTTAGAAAGTTTCAATCTTCACCACTGGTTTAGAGATCTGGAAAGTCGAAGCCTGAGAGAACATCTTTGGGTTCCTTGCCCCTGA
- the Ubfd1 gene encoding ubiquitin domain-containing protein UBFD1 isoform X5, giving the protein MAAAGAPDGMEEPGMDTEAETVATEAPARPLNCMEAEAAAGAAAAEDSCDARGSLQPAPAQPPGDPVAQASVSNGEDAGGGAGRELVDLKIIWNKTKHDLRVPLDSTGSELKQKIHSITGLPPAMQKVMYKGLVPEDKTLREIKVTSGAKIMVVGSTINDVLAVNTPKDAAQQDAKAEENKKEPLCRQKQHRKVLDKGKPEDVMPSVKGAQERLPTVPLSGMYNKSGGKVRLTFKLEQDQLWIGTKDSRREPNNSPVSGQH; this is encoded by the exons ATGGCGGCGGCCGGAGCCCCGGATG GCATGGAGGAGCCTGGCATGGACACGGAGGCCGAGACCGTGGCCACCGAGGCGCCCGCGCGGCCCCTCAACTGCATGGAGGCCGAGGCCgcggcgggggcggcggcggccGAGGATTCCTGCGACGCGCGAGGCAGTCTGCAGCCGGCCCCGGCCCAGCCCCCTGGGGACCCCGTGGCGCAGGCCTCGGTCAGCAACGGCGAGGACGCGGGTGGCGGCGCGGGCAGGGAGCTGGTGGACCTGAAGATCATCTGGAACAAGACCAAGCACGACCTGAGGGTGCCTCTGGACAGCACGGGCTCCGAGCTGAAGCAGAAGATCCACTCGATCACAG GTCTCCCGCCTGCCATGCAGAAGGTCATGTATAAGGGACTTGTCCCTGAAGATAAGACGTTGAGAGAAATAAAAGTGACCAGTGGAGCCAAGATCATGGTGGTTGGCTCTACGATAAATGATGTCTTAGCAGTAAACACACCCAAAGATGCCGCACAGCAGGACGCCAAGGCCGAAGAGAACAAGAAGGAGCCTCTCTGTAGGCAGAAA CAACACAGGAAAGTGCTGGATAAAGGGAAACCTGAAGACGTCATGCCGTCTGTCAAGGGGGCCCAG GAGCGCCTGCCAACGGTACCCTTGTCCGGCATGTATAACAAGTCTGGAGGAAAAGTGAGACTCACCTTTAAGCTCGAACAAGACCAGCTGTGGATTGGCACTAAAG ATTCCCGGAGGGAACCGAACAATTCACCTGTTTCTGGCCAGCACT AG